From Acidobacteriota bacterium, a single genomic window includes:
- the mfd gene encoding transcription-repair coupling factor encodes MNGETDQFERVCAEIRRGGRIVSLAGLTSTAAKAFVLTRIRAALGKTLVVVTDTNGELETIESDLAYLLEKQARNDNPAPADAHSQIANRNSQIVSLPSFETDIYSNISPHAETLERRALALWRLAQSTPDLVIVSAKSLATRTTSPGEIRKLGAVLARDEDFAPEELVERLAACGYVREEPIKNVGEFSVRGGIVDVWSPAAEMPVRVEFFGDTVDSIREFDPDTQLSTAQLTRIELVPMREFSASPSDFRDWAFFAREKFDDDKDARAVRDRTEFADHGESFPGWEFLLPLTAPRGSTVFDYLKDAVFVIDEPGMVEQTLAGFSDGLGNRYNEIRSAGELALEPSELFLSGPELREGLSGATRLELRALGKAAAGTGEEISDFGTVEPDSNDGESGEPAQKSQIANRKSQIPMFLFPTIEIDSEFEIGSRATRKFHGDIAAFVRESKEKLEDYSFVFESLGLVERFTEILRDYDVQVPARNLNIGELSSGFEIPSLGITVFTEIDVFGENLQREAAKPNPKTQIASRKALGAFISDFRDLKQGDYVVHVDHGIGRFEALQTIAAQGSEREFMLLVYADNTKLFVPVERLDLVSRYSSGEATQPSLDRLGGLGWQKTKAKAKRAMRDMADELLRLYAERKMVQGFAFSADAPWQKEFEDAFPYQLTVDQANAIEDTKGDMETAVPMDRLVIGDVGYGKTEVAMRAAFKAVMDGRQVAVLTPTTVLAYQHFETFKKRFAAFPVSIDLLSRFRSAKEQKAVVEAAENSKVDILIGTHRVLSNDVKLPNLGLVVVDEEQRFGVAHKEKLKHLKKKVDVLTLSATPIPRTLNMSLLGMRDMSVIETPPRDRLAINTQVVQFSEGVIKSAIELEMARNGQVFFIHNRVETIETIAAHVKRIVPNARIVIAHGQMNEKEMEQAVLDFVDFKFDVLVATTIIENGIDIPRANTIIINRADNYGLSQLYQLRGRVGRSNRRAYAYLLIPAEIELTPIARRRLSAIREFSDLGAGFRIAALDLELRGAGNILGGQQSGQLDALGFDLYTKMLERTIAELKGEEIVDEISVSINLGIDVAIPQDYISETSQRLRTYKRISSAESEERLTAIHAEIEDRYGRIPESVNNLFDYARLRKLAESMNIVSVDKTREGFAVKLSEHARVAPEKLMELLAGNDSASFTPNGVLRIAGDAENPIGAARRVLEQIKA; translated from the coding sequence ATGAACGGAGAAACGGACCAGTTTGAACGCGTTTGCGCCGAAATTCGGCGCGGCGGTCGGATTGTGTCGCTTGCGGGCCTGACATCGACTGCCGCGAAGGCGTTCGTGCTGACCCGCATTCGGGCCGCGCTCGGGAAAACCCTCGTCGTCGTGACCGACACAAACGGGGAACTTGAAACCATCGAGTCGGACCTGGCGTACCTTTTGGAAAAACAGGCACGAAACGACAACCCGGCGCCGGCTGACGCCCACTCGCAAATCGCAAATCGAAATTCGCAAATAGTCTCGCTTCCGTCCTTCGAGACCGACATCTATTCGAATATCTCGCCGCACGCGGAAACCTTGGAACGCCGCGCTCTGGCACTCTGGCGGCTGGCGCAGTCGACGCCGGACCTCGTCATCGTTTCGGCGAAGTCGCTGGCGACCCGAACGACGTCGCCGGGCGAGATTCGCAAACTCGGCGCGGTACTCGCGCGGGACGAGGATTTCGCGCCCGAGGAATTGGTCGAACGCCTCGCGGCCTGCGGCTACGTTCGCGAAGAGCCGATCAAGAACGTCGGCGAGTTCTCGGTTCGCGGCGGGATCGTCGACGTCTGGTCTCCGGCGGCTGAAATGCCCGTGCGTGTGGAGTTTTTCGGCGACACGGTAGATTCGATCCGCGAATTTGACCCCGATACGCAGCTTTCGACCGCACAGCTGACGCGGATCGAACTCGTTCCGATGCGCGAGTTCTCGGCAAGCCCGTCCGATTTTCGCGACTGGGCGTTTTTCGCGCGCGAGAAATTTGACGATGACAAGGATGCGCGCGCCGTTCGCGACCGAACCGAATTTGCGGACCACGGCGAATCGTTTCCCGGCTGGGAGTTTTTGCTGCCGCTGACCGCTCCCCGCGGTTCGACGGTTTTCGATTACCTGAAAGACGCCGTTTTCGTGATCGACGAGCCCGGAATGGTGGAGCAGACGCTGGCCGGATTTTCCGACGGATTGGGGAACCGATACAATGAGATCCGCAGCGCGGGCGAGCTGGCGCTCGAGCCGTCCGAACTCTTTTTGAGCGGCCCGGAGCTCCGCGAAGGTCTTTCCGGCGCGACTCGTCTCGAACTACGCGCGCTCGGCAAGGCCGCGGCCGGCACGGGCGAGGAGATCTCGGATTTCGGAACGGTCGAACCGGATTCCAATGACGGCGAATCCGGCGAACCAGCCCAAAAATCGCAAATCGCAAATCGCAAATCGCAAATCCCGATGTTCCTCTTTCCGACCATCGAAATCGATTCCGAATTCGAGATCGGCTCGCGCGCGACGCGCAAGTTTCACGGCGACATCGCGGCGTTCGTCCGCGAATCGAAGGAAAAGCTCGAGGATTACTCCTTCGTTTTCGAATCGCTTGGGCTGGTCGAACGGTTCACCGAGATCCTCCGCGATTACGACGTACAGGTGCCGGCGCGAAACCTCAACATCGGGGAGCTGTCGAGCGGCTTCGAAATCCCTTCACTCGGAATTACGGTGTTTACCGAGATCGACGTTTTCGGCGAGAATCTTCAGCGCGAGGCCGCGAAGCCGAATCCGAAAACGCAGATCGCCAGCCGCAAAGCGCTCGGAGCTTTCATCTCCGACTTTCGCGACCTGAAACAGGGCGATTACGTCGTCCACGTCGATCACGGCATCGGCCGCTTCGAAGCGCTTCAGACGATCGCCGCGCAGGGAAGCGAGCGCGAGTTTATGCTGCTCGTCTATGCCGATAACACGAAACTTTTCGTGCCGGTGGAACGGCTCGACCTCGTTTCAAGATACTCGTCCGGCGAAGCGACGCAGCCGTCGCTCGACCGGCTCGGCGGACTGGGATGGCAAAAGACGAAGGCGAAGGCGAAACGCGCGATGCGCGATATGGCCGACGAGCTTTTGCGGCTTTATGCCGAACGGAAAATGGTCCAGGGCTTCGCTTTTTCGGCCGACGCGCCGTGGCAGAAAGAGTTTGAGGACGCGTTCCCGTATCAGCTGACGGTCGATCAGGCGAATGCCATCGAAGACACGAAGGGCGATATGGAAACCGCCGTGCCGATGGACCGTCTGGTGATCGGCGACGTCGGCTACGGCAAGACCGAGGTCGCGATGCGCGCCGCGTTCAAGGCGGTGATGGACGGGCGTCAGGTTGCCGTCCTGACGCCGACGACGGTACTCGCGTATCAGCATTTCGAAACCTTCAAAAAGCGCTTTGCAGCGTTTCCCGTGTCGATCGATCTCCTGTCTCGATTCCGTTCGGCGAAGGAACAAAAAGCGGTCGTCGAGGCGGCTGAGAATTCCAAGGTCGACATCCTGATCGGGACGCACCGCGTCCTTTCGAACGACGTCAAGCTGCCGAATCTCGGACTCGTCGTCGTCGACGAAGAGCAGCGGTTCGGCGTTGCGCACAAGGAAAAACTCAAGCATTTGAAGAAAAAGGTCGACGTTCTGACGCTGTCGGCGACGCCGATCCCGCGGACGCTCAATATGTCTCTGCTTGGAATGCGCGATATGTCGGTCATCGAAACGCCGCCGCGGGACCGGTTGGCGATCAACACGCAGGTCGTGCAGTTTTCGGAAGGAGTGATCAAGTCGGCGATCGAACTCGAAATGGCGCGCAACGGCCAGGTCTTCTTCATCCATAATCGTGTCGAGACCATCGAAACGATCGCCGCGCACGTCAAAAGAATAGTCCCGAACGCGCGGATCGTCATCGCTCACGGTCAGATGAACGAGAAGGAAATGGAGCAAGCGGTGCTCGATTTCGTCGATTTCAAGTTCGACGTCCTGGTCGCGACGACGATCATCGAAAACGGCATCGACATCCCGCGGGCGAACACGATCATCATCAACCGCGCCGACAATTACGGGCTTTCGCAGCTCTATCAGCTTCGCGGACGCGTCGGACGCTCGAACCGGCGGGCATACGCATATCTGCTGATCCCGGCCGAGATCGAGTTGACGCCGATCGCGCGGCGCCGCCTGAGTGCCATCCGCGAGTTTTCGGACCTCGGGGCGGGATTTCGGATCGCCGCGCTCGACCTCGAACTTCGCGGCGCCGGAAACATCCTCGGCGGCCAGCAATCGGGTCAGCTCGACGCGCTCGGTTTCGATCTTTACACGAAGATGCTCGAGCGGACGATCGCCGAACTCAAGGGCGAGGAGATCGTCGACGAGATCAGCGTTTCCATCAATCTCGGCATCGACGTCGCGATCCCGCAGGATTACATCAGCGAAACGTCGCAGCGTTTGCGGACATACAAACGAATCTCGTCGGCCGAGTCCGAAGAGCGGTTGACGGCGATTCACGCGGAGATCGAAGATC
- a CDS encoding MaoC family dehydratase has protein sequence MDLKVGDVFSVTKEVTDEVIRKFADVSGDYNPIHLDDDFASKTRFGKRIAHGMLGAAFISAVLGYELSERKLVYMSQTLRFIAPVFLGDTVTAKAVVTAIREDKPVVTIETTVSTPNGDCITGEAKILILE, from the coding sequence ATGGATTTGAAAGTCGGCGACGTTTTCAGCGTCACAAAAGAGGTCACGGATGAGGTCATCCGCAAGTTCGCGGACGTTTCGGGCGATTACAATCCGATCCATCTCGACGACGATTTTGCGTCGAAGACGCGCTTCGGCAAACGCATCGCTCACGGAATGCTCGGCGCGGCGTTCATTTCGGCGGTTCTCGGCTATGAACTCAGCGAGCGAAAGCTGGTCTATATGTCGCAAACGCTGCGCTTCATCGCGCCCGTGTTTCTCGGCGACACGGTGACGGCGAAGGCGGTCGTGACCGCGATTCGCGAGGACAAGCCCGTAGTGACGATCGAAACGACCGTTTCGACGCCGAACGGCGACTGCATCACCGGCGAAGCGAAGATCTTGATCCTGGAGTAG
- a CDS encoding lysine--tRNA ligase — MSNSITGAGIIENNDQVQARLEHLGELKELVGNVYPNKFDRTSISGRTDTISDIIAFAPVAEVVGEIGEHIKTLAEGERPHAEIRDALNERLKVFGNVRVSGRLTTTPRTMGKAAFVHLSDGKNRIQIYVRKDDAAGVRNDFGFSDSDSNNPNSQIPNPESISGWSIFKLLDGGDFVGVEGFLFLTNTGELSIHVEKLQFLSKSLLPMPDKLHGIADAEIRQRQRYADLIASSLQVEHEGLTTRQVFEVRAKVISSIRRFLEDDGYIEVETPMLTPKATGAAAKPFVTHHNALDITLFARIAPELYLKRLTVGGFEKVYELNRNFRNEGISYKHNPEFTMLEFYCAYMDVNGMMDFCETLLRQSVEKATGGLVANYEGKEIDFGKFERISMHDAVGKHAPGAEITDKNLVALFEEHVEPNLIQPTFIIDFPKSISPLSKASPENPAIAERFELFINGMEVANGFSELNDPQEQYERFLDQMNQREKGDDEAMVLDEDYIRALSYGMPPAAGIGIGIDRLVMLLTNKHSIRDVILFPHLRPEQRISDV, encoded by the coding sequence ATGTCAAATTCAATCACCGGCGCCGGCATCATCGAAAACAACGACCAGGTTCAGGCGCGTCTTGAGCATCTTGGCGAGCTTAAGGAACTGGTCGGCAACGTCTATCCGAACAAGTTCGACCGGACTAGCATTTCCGGACGAACGGACACGATCTCGGACATCATCGCGTTCGCGCCCGTCGCCGAGGTCGTCGGCGAGATCGGCGAGCATATCAAGACTCTGGCCGAAGGCGAACGTCCGCACGCCGAGATCAGGGACGCGCTCAACGAACGGCTGAAAGTATTCGGCAACGTTCGCGTCTCGGGCCGCCTGACGACAACGCCGCGGACAATGGGCAAAGCCGCGTTCGTTCATCTCAGCGACGGCAAGAACCGCATCCAGATCTACGTCAGAAAGGACGACGCGGCAGGAGTGAGAAACGATTTTGGATTTTCAGATTCCGATTCGAACAATCCCAATTCCCAAATCCCAAATCCCGAATCAATCTCCGGTTGGTCGATCTTCAAGCTCCTCGACGGCGGCGATTTTGTGGGTGTCGAGGGATTTCTGTTTCTGACTAACACGGGCGAATTGTCGATCCACGTCGAAAAACTCCAGTTCCTTTCGAAATCGCTTCTGCCGATGCCCGACAAGCTGCACGGCATCGCCGACGCCGAGATCCGCCAGCGTCAGCGTTACGCCGATCTCATCGCTTCGAGCCTTCAGGTCGAACACGAAGGACTGACGACGCGTCAGGTTTTTGAGGTCCGCGCGAAGGTCATCTCGTCGATTCGCAGATTCCTGGAAGACGACGGCTATATCGAGGTCGAAACGCCGATGCTGACGCCGAAGGCGACGGGAGCAGCAGCGAAACCGTTCGTCACGCATCACAACGCGCTCGACATCACGCTCTTCGCGCGCATCGCGCCGGAACTTTATCTCAAACGCCTGACGGTCGGCGGCTTTGAGAAGGTTTACGAACTGAACCGCAATTTCCGAAACGAGGGCATCTCGTACAAGCATAATCCGGAATTCACGATGCTCGAATTCTATTGCGCCTATATGGATGTCAACGGAATGATGGATTTTTGCGAGACGTTGCTGCGGCAGTCGGTCGAGAAAGCGACCGGCGGGTTGGTCGCGAATTACGAGGGAAAAGAGATCGATTTCGGCAAGTTCGAGAGGATTTCGATGCACGACGCGGTCGGAAAGCACGCGCCCGGCGCCGAGATAACGGACAAGAATCTTGTGGCTCTTTTTGAAGAACACGTCGAGCCGAACCTCATTCAGCCGACGTTCATCATCGATTTCCCGAAATCGATCTCGCCGCTCTCTAAGGCGTCGCCCGAGAATCCGGCGATCGCCGAGCGTTTCGAGCTTTTCATAAACGGAATGGAGGTCGCGAACGGCTTCTCGGAGTTGAACGATCCGCAGGAACAGTACGAGCGGTTTCTAGACCAGATGAACCAAAGGGAAAAAGGCGACGACGAGGCAATGGTGCTCGACGAAGATTACATCCGCGCGCTCAGCTACGGTATGCCGCCCGCGGCCGGGATCGGCATCGGAATCGACCGTCTCGTGATGCTTTTGACGAACAAGCACTCGATCCGCGACGTCATCCTTTTCCCGCATCTTCGGCCGGAGCAACGGATTTCGGATGTGTGA
- a CDS encoding peptidyl-prolyl cis-trans isomerase: MKRISSAIITILFLFAFNALGQETELKVVDEVVAQVNDGVITLSRVKREMKFRVDAMVEQGKTRDAATAEIKGKEGEVIAKIIEEELLMQKGKEIGVESDVDSEVNRRFLDIMKQQNLKTIEALYKEMEKQGLDPQEVKESWRRQFTIDFVVNREVYGKTLWGWTGKEVKAYFEKNKERFLKPEVVTLSEIFLSFAGRDEAAVRERAKQIVADLRKGGDFPKTAADNSDRPDVKETNGAVGSIPIPELKRICEKCLGPIGATAKGGVTDPIELVEGIEIFRVDDRKEASKESFFDEPEVRRAMTTEVFDAKRKEYMTDLRQESYIKINDNYRPIVTPYFLNQSAATEEKKPAK, from the coding sequence ATGAAACGAATCAGCTCGGCAATAATCACTATCTTATTCCTTTTCGCGTTCAACGCGCTCGGGCAGGAAACCGAACTAAAGGTGGTCGACGAAGTCGTCGCCCAGGTCAACGACGGTGTCATCACGCTCTCGCGCGTCAAGCGTGAAATGAAGTTTCGCGTCGATGCGATGGTCGAACAAGGCAAGACACGCGACGCTGCGACTGCCGAGATCAAAGGCAAGGAAGGCGAGGTGATTGCGAAGATCATCGAAGAAGAGCTCTTGATGCAAAAGGGCAAGGAGATCGGGGTTGAATCGGACGTCGATTCCGAGGTCAACCGGCGGTTTCTCGACATTATGAAACAGCAAAATCTGAAGACCATCGAGGCGCTGTACAAAGAAATGGAGAAACAGGGTCTTGACCCGCAGGAAGTCAAGGAGAGTTGGCGGCGGCAGTTCACGATCGACTTCGTCGTCAACCGCGAGGTTTACGGAAAGACGCTTTGGGGCTGGACCGGAAAAGAGGTCAAAGCATACTTCGAAAAGAACAAGGAACGTTTTCTTAAACCCGAGGTCGTGACGCTTTCCGAGATCTTCCTGAGCTTCGCCGGCCGCGACGAGGCTGCGGTTCGCGAGCGGGCGAAACAGATCGTCGCCGATCTCCGCAAAGGCGGCGACTTTCCCAAGACCGCGGCCGATAATTCGGATCGTCCGGATGTCAAGGAAACGAACGGCGCGGTCGGTTCGATTCCGATTCCGGAACTCAAGCGCATTTGCGAAAAATGTCTCGGACCGATCGGAGCAACCGCGAAGGGCGGCGTCACCGACCCGATCGAGCTCGTCGAAGGAATCGAGATCTTCCGCGTCGACGATCGAAAGGAAGCGAGCAAGGAGTCCTTTTTCGACGAACCCGAAGTTCGGCGCGCGATGACGACCGAGGTCTTTGACGCCAAACGCAAGGAATATATGACCGACCTCCGCCAGGAATCCTACATCAAGATCAACGACAACTATCGCCCGATCGTTACGCCGTACTTTTTGAATCAGAGCGCGGCGACCGAGGAAAAGAAGCCAGCCAAATAG
- a CDS encoding DUF2203 domain-containing protein yields MKLFTIEEANELIPMLRPKLEQIRAQYLSLAVYRDNAKLAAAAANDSGGGGMAGGTAYVNRLYEVGRIATELHETGIQLKDYSRGLIDFPSLKEGRVVLLCWQLDDADELEWWHELEGGFAGRQPL; encoded by the coding sequence ATGAAGCTTTTTACGATCGAAGAAGCTAACGAGCTGATCCCGATGTTGCGCCCGAAACTCGAACAGATTCGGGCGCAATACTTGTCTCTTGCGGTTTATCGCGACAATGCCAAGCTTGCGGCGGCGGCGGCCAACGATTCGGGCGGCGGCGGAATGGCGGGCGGTACGGCATACGTCAACCGGCTGTACGAAGTCGGACGCATTGCGACCGAACTGCACGAAACCGGCATCCAGCTCAAAGACTATTCGCGCGGCCTGATCGACTTTCCTAGTCTGAAGGAAGGCCGCGTCGTGCTTCTCTGTTGGCAGCTCGACGATGCCGACGAACTCGAATGGTGGCACGAACTCGAAGGCGGCTTCGCCGGAAGGCAGCCGCTTTGA
- a CDS encoding RDD family protein has translation MNAPQREPIMPPAPLKFVAAPPAPVVEPTPAPTPATPPLKFDTAEITAKPTSPTLVDFQNKNAALPDWRLELQNAVRKRRDASLPAPAAEPVPAVSQTVLSTNGSAAVKAEVVAYSEPAVAPVNGKLEGALKRIEESRRRFLAEETAAQPAKAEIPAAALAASAPVPAKHYPFYIATKNASVLPKPPEIMPPATLAPRPSIEDLPIIEKKDLDTNKLKPLPNSSIISSSLERSAADELPEIERTDAPMISISRATDDFDDEDDYEFESSESELEEDEDLAPLGTRFNAAALDLIIGAGSSLILLAPLMLSGGNWFSLAGLLAFAVTCSIVMFIYLTTAVGFFGQTLGMKLFQLEVLDIEEEEYPSLHQAAVNTSVYLVSLAFGGLGLIPVLFNDEKRAAHDLLSGTIVVREEY, from the coding sequence ATGAACGCTCCCCAACGCGAACCGATAATGCCGCCGGCCCCGCTGAAGTTCGTCGCCGCGCCGCCCGCGCCTGTGGTGGAGCCGACGCCCGCGCCGACGCCGGCCACTCCGCCGTTGAAGTTTGATACGGCCGAGATCACGGCGAAGCCGACAAGTCCGACGCTTGTCGATTTTCAGAACAAAAACGCCGCGCTTCCCGATTGGAGGCTCGAACTGCAGAACGCCGTTCGAAAGCGCCGCGACGCTTCACTTCCGGCGCCGGCCGCCGAACCCGTTCCGGCCGTTTCGCAAACGGTGCTGTCGACCAACGGCTCGGCCGCGGTCAAGGCTGAGGTCGTAGCGTACAGCGAACCCGCCGTCGCGCCCGTGAACGGCAAGCTCGAAGGCGCGCTGAAGCGCATCGAAGAATCGAGACGAAGATTTCTTGCCGAGGAAACGGCCGCTCAGCCGGCCAAAGCCGAAATCCCGGCGGCCGCGTTGGCGGCATCCGCTCCGGTTCCGGCGAAACATTATCCTTTTTATATCGCGACCAAAAACGCGTCCGTTCTGCCGAAGCCGCCGGAGATAATGCCGCCGGCGACGCTCGCCCCGCGTCCGTCGATCGAGGATCTGCCGATCATCGAAAAGAAGGATCTCGACACCAACAAGCTCAAACCGCTGCCGAATTCGTCGATCATTTCAAGCAGCCTTGAAAGATCGGCCGCGGACGAACTGCCGGAGATCGAACGGACCGACGCCCCGATGATCTCGATCTCGCGGGCGACCGACGATTTCGACGACGAAGACGATTACGAATTCGAATCGTCCGAGTCGGAACTCGAAGAGGACGAGGATCTCGCGCCGCTCGGAACGCGTTTCAACGCCGCCGCGCTCGATCTGATCATCGGCGCCGGGTCGAGCCTGATCCTGCTCGCGCCGCTGATGCTTTCGGGCGGAAACTGGTTCAGCCTCGCCGGACTGCTGGCGTTCGCCGTGACGTGTTCGATCGTGATGTTCATCTATTTAACGACGGCGGTCGGCTTTTTCGGCCAGACGCTCGGGATGAAGCTGTTTCAGCTCGAAGTGCTCGATATCGAAGAAGAAGAGTATCCGTCGCTCCATCAGGCGGCGGTCAACACTTCCGTTTACCTCGTGTCGCTCGCGTTCGGCGGGCTCGGACTGATCCCGGTGCTGTTCAACGACGAGAAGCGCGCCGCGCACGATCTGCTTTCGGGCACGATCGTCGTCCGCGAGGAATACTAG
- a CDS encoding NFACT family protein, translated as MNNPTLELICEELAATLVGRRVGRIFQLSKLGFAIDFRDGSRFLFVSADPNAPRLFLVNRRLRDIEKQSLQQLAFAQFLKKRISGANVVAVEKLEGERVVKIRLRAQTELGETAPFTLVVQLTGRSSNLFLLDGLDRILDRLRDTYGDGQEIATVYAPPERAAAVERTESALNTEGFGSISEALDAHYLAAGEEAEFKRLAGAARAKLKQAAAKCEKLAAKLRADLAAHGDPAIWKRSGDLILANLSDAAVVDGRVLVVDYFDDATPVVEIEIDENDELTVAAERFFKRYSKARNAREELNRRLSELESTAASLQAQKAEIEERIEDRDVDYLAEFLGDGKIKTGQNRTSASDPPAGTRRFISPDGFEILVGKGAKDNDQLTFRVARSSDLWLHAADYPGSHVIVRNPSRGEIPPATVLEAAKLAAFYSQAREHPKAAVHYTLRKNVHKPRGGVPGLVSLTNFKTILVKPEIRV; from the coding sequence ATGAACAACCCGACGCTCGAACTCATTTGCGAAGAATTGGCCGCAACGCTTGTCGGGCGGAGAGTCGGACGCATCTTTCAGCTTTCGAAGCTCGGTTTCGCCATCGATTTTCGCGACGGTTCGCGGTTTCTGTTCGTCAGCGCCGACCCGAACGCACCGCGCCTCTTCCTCGTCAACCGCCGCCTTCGAGACATCGAAAAGCAGTCGCTGCAGCAATTGGCGTTCGCGCAATTTCTCAAAAAACGAATCTCCGGCGCGAATGTCGTCGCCGTCGAAAAGCTCGAAGGCGAACGCGTCGTCAAGATCCGGCTGCGCGCCCAGACGGAGTTGGGCGAAACAGCGCCGTTCACGCTCGTCGTCCAGCTTACCGGCCGATCGTCGAACCTGTTCCTGCTTGACGGGTTGGACCGTATTCTCGACCGCCTCCGCGACACGTACGGCGACGGCCAGGAGATCGCGACCGTTTACGCGCCGCCGGAACGAGCTGCCGCGGTCGAACGGACCGAATCGGCGTTGAACACCGAAGGATTCGGATCGATCTCCGAAGCGCTCGACGCGCATTATCTTGCCGCCGGCGAAGAGGCGGAATTCAAACGGCTCGCCGGAGCGGCGCGCGCGAAACTTAAACAGGCCGCGGCGAAGTGCGAAAAGCTCGCCGCGAAACTCCGCGCGGATCTTGCTGCGCACGGCGATCCGGCGATCTGGAAACGATCCGGAGATCTGATCCTTGCGAATCTCTCTGACGCCGCCGTTGTTGACGGTCGCGTTCTCGTGGTGGACTATTTCGACGATGCGACGCCGGTCGTCGAGATCGAGATCGACGAAAACGACGAACTGACCGTCGCCGCGGAAAGGTTTTTCAAGCGTTATTCGAAGGCGCGAAACGCGCGAGAGGAACTAAACCGGCGACTTTCGGAACTGGAATCGACGGCCGCGTCGCTACAGGCGCAAAAAGCGGAGATCGAGGAGCGGATCGAAGACCGCGACGTCGATTATCTCGCGGAGTTTCTCGGCGACGGGAAGATCAAGACCGGTCAGAACCGAACTTCGGCAAGCGATCCGCCGGCGGGCACGCGCCGTTTCATCTCGCCGGACGGATTCGAGATCCTCGTCGGAAAAGGCGCGAAGGACAACGATCAACTGACGTTCCGCGTCGCGCGTTCGTCAGACCTATGGCTCCACGCGGCCGACTATCCGGGTTCGCACGTCATCGTCCGCAACCCTTCACGCGGCGAGATCCCACCGGCGACGGTTCTCGAAGCGGCCAAGCTCGCCGCCTTCTACTCGCAGGCGCGCGAACACCCGAAAGCCGCCGTCCATTACACGCTCCGCAAAAACGTACACAAGCCCCGCGGCGGCGTCCCCGGACTTGTCAGCCTGACGAATTTCAAGACGATCCTGGTCAAGCCGGAGATCCGGGTTTAG
- a CDS encoding NAD(P)H-dependent oxidoreductase: MNVLTIYANSNPKSFCHAILDQFTAGLREAGHSSEVVDLYAIGFDPVHRPRDTPSWLTESVPDDLLERMRVRESVIEGAGGPLRRFLMKRMLGKRDDRGIIRLLRERFQPQDVLEQQRIVARAESLAFIAPVHFLSFPVILKGWFDRVWTPGFAYDLTEEAWRGDINGRRGLLTHKKALIMQTTIWDERSYDTGLRDAMCKVIDEYTLNYPGIKQVEHVLFYAVHGADDETRRGYLERARDLGRNF; encoded by the coding sequence ATGAACGTGCTGACTATCTATGCGAATTCGAACCCGAAATCGTTCTGTCACGCTATTTTGGATCAGTTCACGGCAGGCTTGCGCGAGGCCGGGCACTCAAGCGAGGTCGTCGATCTGTATGCGATCGGCTTTGATCCGGTGCACCGTCCGCGCGACACGCCGAGCTGGCTTACGGAAAGCGTCCCGGACGACTTGCTCGAACGAATGCGCGTGCGGGAGTCCGTGATCGAGGGCGCGGGCGGACCACTTCGACGATTCCTGATGAAGCGTATGCTCGGGAAGCGCGACGATCGCGGCATCATACGCCTCCTGCGGGAGCGTTTTCAGCCGCAGGATGTGCTCGAACAGCAGCGGATAGTGGCGCGCGCCGAGTCGCTGGCGTTCATTGCGCCCGTCCATTTCTTGAGCTTTCCGGTCATTTTGAAAGGGTGGTTCGATCGCGTCTGGACGCCCGGCTTCGCCTACGACCTGACCGAGGAGGCCTGGCGCGGCGATATCAACGGCCGTCGGGGGCTGCTGACGCATAAGAAGGCGCTGATTATGCAGACGACGATCTGGGATGAGCGTTCATACGACACCGGGCTCCGCGACGCGATGTGCAAGGTCATCGATGAGTACACGTTGAACTATCCGGGGATCAAGCAGGTTGAACACGTTCTGTTTTACGCAGTTCACGGCGCCGACGATGAAACGCGGCGCGGCTACCTCGAACGGGCCCGTGATCTCGGTCGGAACTTCTAA